The DNA sequence CACCCGCAGGTGCTCGAGCCCCACGTGCTCGGCCATCCCGATGGAGCAGATCGCGTCGAACGGCCCGTCGCGGACCTCGCGGTAATCCTGCAGGCGGATCTCCACCAGGTCCTCGACGCCGGCCTCGGCGACCCGCCGGCGCGCCAGGTCCACCTGCTCGCGGCTCACTGTCACACCCACCGCCCGCGCGCCATGCTCGCGCGCGGCGTGGATGGCCATGGTGCCCCAGCCGCAGCCCACGTCGAGCAGCCGCATCCCGGGCCGCAGCCCCAGCTTGCGGCTGATGTGCTCGCACTTGGCCCACTGGGCGTCGTCGACGGAGCCGCACCCTTCGGCCCAGTACCCGCACGAATACACCATGGTCGGCCCCAGGAGCAGCCGATAGAACTCATTGCCGATGTCGTAGTGCGAGGAGACGGTGACGGCGTCGCGATGCGCACTGTGCCGGCCGCCCGTGCGCCTGCGCAGCTCCGTCGCGGGCGGCCGCGGCGGCGGCCCGATGACGCCGTGGCGGATCATGCGCGCGACGCCCCTGCGGATCGAGCGCGCGTCGACGCCGCGCACTCCGTGGCTGGAGACCCTCTCGATGATCTGCGGCATGTCCAGCAGGTCGAAGACGCTGCCCTGCACCTGCAGGTCTCCGGAGACATAGGCGCGCGCCAGGCCCAGCTCGTCCGGCGAGTAGAGGATGCGGCGCAGCGCGCGGCGATTTCGGAACACCACGCGGACCGGGGCGTCCGCCGGTCCCGCTTCGGAGCCGTCCCAGGCCGCCAGCCGCAGCGGCAGCGGCGCCTTGAGCACGTCCTCGAACGTCGCCAGGATGCCCGTCGCTACCGAACCCACAGAGACGATTGTGCTCCGGCGGAGCGCCGTTCGGAGCGGTTCCGGGAAGTCGGGGCATTGTGCTGGAGCAACACGGAACGGTTGACTTCACACCGACGAGACCGTCACGGCAATCTCCGTCGGCAGATGCGATTCGTTGGCACTCACCGCCGACGGCGCCGTGGCCGGGTGGGGTCTCAACAGTTCGGCGCAGATCGGCCCGACGTTGAGCGTGCCGCCGGAACTGTCGGGCGGGAACGACGGTGGGATGCCCGGGGTCGGCAGCCTCAGCGATGCGCTGGGAGACCTGCCCCGAAGCTGACGCGACACTTCCGCACTCCCCCACCGGGCCGTGGGGAAGCGTAAAGGTCGACAACCACACCCTTCGCTACTGTAGATCGCATGTACAAGATCATGCTGGCGCTGCACCTGGTGTTCGCCATCTTCGCCATCGGCCCGCTGATCCACGCGACCACGACCGCCTCGCGCGGGCTGCGCACCGGCGACGCCGGCGCCGTCGCCACGTCGTCCAAGTCCACGCGGATCTACTCGTACGCGTCGTTCCTGGCGGTGATCTTCGGTTTCGGGCTCATGTCGTCGAAGTACCCCTGGAACGATCAGACGGTGGCGTCGTTCTCCGAGCCGTGGATCTGGATCTCGCTGATCCTGTGGTTCGTCGCCATCGTCGTCGCGCTCATCGTGGTGGTGCCCGCGCTCGACTCGGCGGTCGAGAAGCTCAAGGCCGGCGAATCCGCGTCGGCGCTGATCGGCAAGGTCGCCGGATCCGGCGGAGCGATCGCGCTGCTGTTCCTGGCGACGGTGTTCCTCATGGTCTACAAGCCGGGGGCCTGAGCCGGGATTTTCGGCAGGGTCGCTCAGTACGGCCAGCTCGGCACCGCGGGCAGACCCTCGCTGGTGGGGCGCCCGATCAGCCAGGCGAGCAGTTCCGCCTCCGGCAGGTCGGGCGCCTCGCCGTCCCATCCGGTGCCGCGCAGCGCGGGCAGCTCGGTGGCCAGGGTGCGCGTGACGAACGCGGCCGGCCAGTCCGCGGGGGCGTACCCCAGGCCCAGGTCCACATGGTGGATCTCCAGCTCACGCCACCGCAGCACCGGGATCATCCGCGCTGGCACCGTGTGCTTCCAGCGGATGTCCGTGTCCAGCGATGCGGCGTCGATGCTCCCCATCGCCCGGGCCGCCCGCACACCGGAGAATTGCAGGTCCGCCCGCAGCAGCTCCACCGGCCGGTCTGCGCCCTCCTCGATCGCCGCCGCCCGCGCCTCCGGCCCGCCCGGGTACATCTCCGGCGCCGGTGCGCCGTCGATGACGCCGCGCGCGAACCGCCACATCGCGTCCGCATTGCGCGCCAGGTGCGTCACCACGTGCCCCCGCGTCCACCCCGGAAGCCGCGACGCCTCCCGCGCCTGCTGCTCGGTCATGCCGGCGAGTGTGGCCCGCAGCCGCTCCCCCGACGCGCGCACCTCGTCGACCAGTTCGTCGAAGTCGTCGCCCATGCACCGAGGCTATCGCCGGGCGGCGCGTCTTCCGCGGAACCGCCGTCATCGTGAAGCCGTGCCGCGTAATCTGCGCAGTTTCGCCGCAGAATCACTGCAGTCTCGCGTAGCCTGGGAGATATGGAAACCGCATACGAAAGGGGCACGGCGACGACGCGGAAGCGTCGCGCGGCAGCCCCCGATGGCGCGGCCAAGACCAGAATGAAGCCGGGGCAGGCCACCGGGGGCAAGTTCAAGATCACGTCGGCGTCGCCATCCCGCGCGAAGAAAGGCCGCTCTGGTCTTCGCGGCGAGGCTCAGCGAATTGCGGCAGTCCTGCCGGCAGACGTCATCGCCGATGCGGTGGGGGTCAGTACACGCACGGTGCACGCCTGGGTCACGGGCGGCACGACGCCGACGGGTGTGCGTGCGCGGCGCCTGGCTGAGCTCAGCGCTGTCAACGAACGCATCGGCCGTGTCCTCAACGAGGACTACATCCCCGTATGGTTGATCAAGCCGAATGCAGCACTTGACGAGCAGACTCCGGTGGAAGCCATCGCGGCAGGCGAATCCCGGGAAGTGCTGCGGCTGATCAGCAGCCTCGAATCGCCCGGCGCCGCATAACTGCCGGTGCGCTTCGACGTTGAAGCCACCACCGTCTCCGGCGCATGGTGGCGCCACATCCCCGGCTGCGGACGCCCCTCTTACCGTCCGCAGCCGCCGTCGGACAACCGGTGGCAGCGCGGCACCGTGGTCGACGCGCTCTATCTTTCGGGTGACCGGGATGGCATGTGGGCCGAGTGGTATCGGCACCTCGCCGAGCTCGGAATACCGCCGGCCGAGACGCTGCCGAGGGACGTATGGGAGTACAACGTCGCCACGCTCACTGTCGCCGACCTGTCCACAGAGGAACGTCTCGACGGGGTCGACCTCCCGCCGCCGTCCCCAGACCGGAAGGAGTGGCGGCGGTTTCAGCGCGTCGGTGAAAAACTGCACGCACAAGGGTTCTCCGGGCTGGTCACGATCAGCGCCGCTCGCCGGCAAAGCCTCGTCTTGGCCGTATTCCTCGGATCCGGGCTCCCCGCGGGGTTGACGGCGGTGCAGCATACGCGCGTCGACGCCGTCCCGCCCCCGCCGCGCGGAATGGTCACCTGACGGCGCACCTCGTCGACCGGCATCCGGTAATCGGCATCCATGCACCGAGGCTATCGCCGCGCGGTACGTTCTTCGGTGCCCGCGCGCCCCGGATCACCGAAAAACGCACCGCACGATGCTGAACTGGCCGCGCCCGGGTGTCGCCTCTTCCGCTCCACAGGCGAACTCGATACGTTTCAATGGCCGGGCGGACACCCGCCCAATTCACCGCATGCAGGGCCCGCCCGACCCCGAGGAGCGCAGATGACCCAAGACGCCGACGTGATCGTGGTGGGGGCCGGGTTGGCCGGCCTGGTCGCCACCTACGAGCTCACCCGCGCGGGCAAGCGGGTGCTGGTCGTGGACCAGGAGAACGAGGCGAACCTGGGCGGCCAGGCGTTCTGGTCGCTCGGCGGGATCTTCCTGGTCAACAGTCCCGAGCAGCGGCGCATGGGCATCAAGGACTCCTACGACCTGGCGCTGCAGGACTGGAGCGGCTCGGCCGGGTTCGACCGCGACGACCAGGACCGCTGGCCGCGGCAGTGGG is a window from the Tomitella gaofuii genome containing:
- a CDS encoding SAM-dependent methyltransferase encodes the protein MGSVATGILATFEDVLKAPLPLRLAAWDGSEAGPADAPVRVVFRNRRALRRILYSPDELGLARAYVSGDLQVQGSVFDLLDMPQIIERVSSHGVRGVDARSIRRGVARMIRHGVIGPPPRPPATELRRRTGGRHSAHRDAVTVSSHYDIGNEFYRLLLGPTMVYSCGYWAEGCGSVDDAQWAKCEHISRKLGLRPGMRLLDVGCGWGTMAIHAAREHGARAVGVTVSREQVDLARRRVAEAGVEDLVEIRLQDYREVRDGPFDAICSIGMAEHVGLEHLRVYADDLYGLLCDGGRLLNHQISSVRPLPPGHSARARVQGGARVMSSGHRAARTFIDRYVFPDGEILPLSATVDALERGGFEVRDVESLREHYALTLRAWVANLTAQWDRAVALVGAERARTWLMYLAASAIGFEYPHRLGLNQTLAVRPGPGGESGMPRTRGWMYG
- a CDS encoding conjugal transfer protein TrbL, with the protein product MYKIMLALHLVFAIFAIGPLIHATTTASRGLRTGDAGAVATSSKSTRIYSYASFLAVIFGFGLMSSKYPWNDQTVASFSEPWIWISLILWFVAIVVALIVVVPALDSAVEKLKAGESASALIGKVAGSGGAIALLFLATVFLMVYKPGA
- a CDS encoding maleylpyruvate isomerase N-terminal domain-containing protein → MGDDFDELVDEVRASGERLRATLAGMTEQQAREASRLPGWTRGHVVTHLARNADAMWRFARGVIDGAPAPEMYPGGPEARAAAIEEGADRPVELLRADLQFSGVRAARAMGSIDAASLDTDIRWKHTVPARMIPVLRWRELEIHHVDLGLGYAPADWPAAFVTRTLATELPALRGTGWDGEAPDLPEAELLAWLIGRPTSEGLPAVPSWPY
- a CDS encoding RES domain-containing protein, whose translation is MRFDVEATTVSGAWWRHIPGCGRPSYRPQPPSDNRWQRGTVVDALYLSGDRDGMWAEWYRHLAELGIPPAETLPRDVWEYNVATLTVADLSTEERLDGVDLPPPSPDRKEWRRFQRVGEKLHAQGFSGLVTISAARRQSLVLAVFLGSGLPAGLTAVQHTRVDAVPPPPRGMVT